The Halomonas sp. KG2 genome contains a region encoding:
- a CDS encoding ATP-dependent DNA helicase, whose amino-acid sequence MSRYRVAVRTLCDFTAREGDLDHRFTPAPSAQEGIEGHRLVASRRGEDYLAELPLSGEYQGLRVAGRADGFDPNAKRLEEVKTYRGNLDRMAANQRALHWAQVKIYGALLCAERGLERVTLALVYLEITSGQETLLTHDASATELQAFFIDQCQRFLAWAEQESAHRQRRDEWLATLTFPYPDFRPGQRALAEDVYKAASTGRCLLAQAPTGIGKTLGTLFPMLTAMPRQQLDRLAFLTMKTPGRRVALDALAWLATPSSSPPASSPPTSSSLSSPALTSPLRVLELVARQKACEYPGTVCQGDACPLAAGFYDRLPAARQAAVARRWLDRAGLREVALTHSVCPYYLGQELARWSDVVVGDVNHWFDSHALLHGLAQANDWRVGLLIDEAHNLVERARGMYSAELSQQRLSRLRRRSPPALAKPLARVGRQWQALTKAVTTDAAASQRYHLLDALPNKLVAAMQTLAGAITDYLVEHPDASSIELQELLFDALAFCRLAERFGDHSLCDLASHGRSDAVLGLRNVIPADFLAARFKAASSAVLFSATLTPFHYYRDLLGLPENSVWREVASPFAARQLEVRIRADISTRYHHREASVAPIVEVLGDQYQRQPGHYLAFFSSFAYLEQVMAQFQHAHPSVPMFAQTRGMQEAERDAFLARFTPGGKGIGFAVLGGAFAEGVDLPGKRLIGAFIATLGLPPFNDFNEALKARMNTRFGQGDDYTYRIPGMIKVVQAAGRVIRSPGDEGVVILMDDRFAQAKVRALLPRWWGLGNHSSS is encoded by the coding sequence ATGAGCCGTTACCGGGTAGCGGTGCGCACGCTATGTGACTTCACCGCACGGGAGGGCGACCTTGACCACCGCTTTACGCCAGCACCCAGCGCTCAGGAAGGTATCGAAGGGCATAGGTTAGTGGCTAGCCGCCGGGGCGAGGATTACCTGGCCGAATTGCCGCTTTCCGGTGAGTATCAGGGGCTTCGCGTGGCGGGCCGCGCTGATGGCTTTGACCCCAACGCTAAGCGTTTGGAAGAGGTCAAAACCTATCGTGGCAATCTAGATCGCATGGCAGCTAATCAGCGTGCGTTGCACTGGGCTCAGGTGAAAATATACGGCGCGCTGCTGTGTGCCGAGCGCGGCCTTGAGCGGGTCACGCTGGCGTTAGTGTATCTGGAGATTACCAGCGGTCAGGAAACGCTGCTTACCCACGACGCTAGCGCCACTGAGCTGCAAGCGTTTTTTATCGATCAATGCCAACGCTTTTTGGCCTGGGCAGAGCAGGAATCTGCCCATCGCCAACGCCGCGATGAGTGGCTGGCGACGCTGACGTTTCCCTATCCTGATTTTCGCCCTGGGCAGCGGGCGTTGGCGGAAGATGTCTATAAAGCAGCCAGCACCGGGCGGTGCCTACTGGCCCAAGCCCCTACCGGCATTGGCAAAACCCTTGGCACGCTGTTTCCAATGCTGACTGCAATGCCCCGTCAGCAGCTGGATAGGCTGGCCTTTCTGACCATGAAAACCCCAGGCCGCCGTGTAGCGCTGGATGCGCTGGCGTGGCTTGCTACTCCCAGCTCATCACCGCCTGCTTCATCACCGCCTACTTCATCTTCCCTCTCATCGCCTGCACTCACATCGCCGCTGCGGGTGTTGGAACTGGTGGCCAGGCAAAAAGCCTGCGAATACCCAGGTACCGTTTGCCAAGGCGATGCTTGCCCGTTAGCAGCAGGTTTTTATGACCGCTTGCCTGCCGCTCGCCAAGCCGCGGTGGCACGTCGCTGGCTAGATCGTGCCGGACTGCGTGAGGTGGCGCTTACCCACAGTGTGTGCCCGTATTATCTAGGCCAGGAACTAGCCCGCTGGTCCGACGTAGTGGTGGGCGATGTGAATCACTGGTTTGATAGCCATGCGCTGCTGCATGGTTTGGCTCAAGCCAACGACTGGCGGGTAGGCCTGTTGATAGATGAAGCGCACAACTTAGTTGAGCGAGCGCGGGGCATGTACAGCGCGGAGCTTTCCCAGCAGCGCTTGAGCCGTCTGCGTCGCCGCTCTCCTCCCGCGCTTGCTAAACCGCTGGCTCGTGTCGGCAGGCAGTGGCAGGCGCTAACGAAGGCAGTCACCACCGATGCAGCGGCGTCACAGCGTTACCATTTACTTGATGCGCTGCCCAACAAGCTGGTGGCCGCGATGCAAACCTTGGCTGGCGCGATCACCGATTATTTGGTTGAGCACCCCGACGCTTCAAGCATTGAGCTTCAAGAGCTGCTGTTTGACGCACTGGCCTTCTGCCGCTTGGCGGAGCGGTTTGGGGATCACTCTCTGTGCGATCTTGCCAGTCATGGCCGAAGTGACGCAGTGCTAGGGCTGCGCAATGTTATTCCTGCGGATTTTCTGGCGGCACGCTTCAAGGCTGCCAGCAGCGCAGTGTTGTTTTCGGCCACGCTGACCCCGTTTCATTACTACCGCGACTTACTCGGGTTACCAGAAAACAGTGTGTGGCGGGAAGTGGCCTCACCGTTCGCCGCCCGCCAGCTGGAAGTGCGTATTCGCGCCGATATTTCCACTCGCTATCATCACCGGGAGGCCTCTGTGGCGCCTATTGTGGAAGTCCTGGGCGATCAGTATCAGCGTCAACCTGGCCACTATCTGGCGTTTTTCAGTAGCTTTGCTTATCTGGAGCAGGTGATGGCGCAGTTTCAGCACGCACATCCCAGCGTGCCGATGTTTGCCCAGACCCGTGGAATGCAGGAAGCCGAGCGCGACGCCTTTCTGGCGCGCTTTACTCCAGGAGGTAAGGGAATCGGCTTTGCCGTGCTAGGCGGTGCTTTCGCCGAAGGGGTCGACCTTCCTGGCAAGCGCCTAATCGGCGCATTTATTGCCACCTTAGGCCTGCCGCCGTTTAACGACTTTAACGAAGCGCTGAAAGCGCGCATGAACACCCGTTTCGGCCAGGGCGACGACTACACCTACCGCATACCCGGTATGATCAAAGTGGTGCAAGCCGCCGGAAGGGTGATTCGCAGCCCCGGGGATGAAGGGGTTGTGATATTAATGGACGACCGTTTTGCCCAAGCCAAAGTGCGCGCATTGCTGCCACGCTGGTGGGGGCTAGGCAACCACTCATCTTCTTAG
- a CDS encoding DUF4214 domain-containing protein → MELQDSGKIVQSIYFSLLGRAADPEGFGFWQERLESDGLQAVLSEIASSKEAQTYMQEASDSEYVADLYEQLFARAADTEGHDFWAGKLEAGELSRAELRGAVIQAAADTDTEALNAKLAVADYYSQNVSAENYSAEQSLVMESLHSNEQLYAELQRLDTEYESMDLSQVGESVEGNPLYKAVVGSGPKTLMIATQQHGDEPLGTEAALYLLDYLAGDSAEAEALREEVTVVVMPRVNPDGFARWEQQVAGAEDVLDPRRNSNDIDLNRTYDPNEEQNPEQAPESAAVREVVKEYRPDLYLDYHHQNNYRSEDETLDSMSVLWATSDEVEPALMESGQRAVVAIKEALEDFEHDSLTLFPGSDNPAISRNGFALDGTPTLLIEQRGLQEMDQLAQGLDLDYSALAAALTLEGWLSMIGVIEFMASGEFDSLDPAIAQQIAERSEYVDFADLYSDDAAVANIAEEAGGFEEAFLAGVSQGLEDGLVG, encoded by the coding sequence ATGGAGCTTCAGGATAGCGGTAAAATAGTACAATCAATCTACTTTTCTCTACTTGGCCGCGCGGCAGACCCCGAAGGGTTTGGTTTCTGGCAGGAGCGGCTGGAAAGCGATGGACTTCAGGCCGTATTGTCTGAAATTGCGAGCTCGAAGGAAGCTCAGACGTACATGCAAGAGGCATCTGATAGCGAATATGTTGCTGACCTCTATGAGCAGCTGTTTGCTAGAGCGGCGGACACGGAAGGTCATGACTTCTGGGCTGGCAAGTTAGAAGCCGGTGAACTAAGTCGTGCAGAACTCCGCGGGGCTGTGATACAGGCCGCGGCAGACACTGATACAGAGGCTTTGAATGCCAAGCTGGCGGTTGCCGACTATTATAGCCAGAACGTATCAGCAGAGAATTACAGTGCCGAGCAGTCTCTGGTCATGGAGAGCCTTCACAGTAATGAACAGCTATATGCTGAATTGCAGCGCCTGGATACTGAGTACGAATCCATGGACCTTTCTCAGGTTGGAGAGTCCGTGGAAGGTAACCCGCTTTACAAAGCGGTAGTCGGTAGTGGACCCAAGACGCTGATGATTGCTACTCAGCAGCATGGGGACGAGCCGCTGGGAACAGAGGCGGCTTTGTATCTGCTGGACTATCTGGCAGGAGATAGTGCCGAAGCTGAAGCATTGCGAGAAGAGGTAACCGTAGTGGTCATGCCTCGAGTCAATCCTGACGGCTTTGCCCGCTGGGAGCAGCAGGTTGCAGGAGCGGAAGATGTGCTCGACCCGCGACGTAACTCGAATGACATTGATCTCAATCGTACTTATGACCCCAACGAGGAGCAGAACCCTGAGCAGGCTCCTGAGTCGGCGGCGGTGAGAGAAGTCGTCAAGGAGTATCGGCCCGACTTATACCTCGATTACCATCATCAGAACAACTACCGGTCTGAGGATGAGACGCTGGATAGCATGTCGGTGCTCTGGGCGACCAGCGATGAAGTGGAGCCTGCCTTGATGGAATCGGGGCAGCGCGCTGTGGTTGCCATCAAGGAAGCCTTGGAAGACTTCGAGCATGACAGCCTGACCCTGTTCCCCGGTAGTGATAACCCGGCTATCAGCCGCAACGGCTTTGCACTTGATGGTACGCCCACGTTGTTGATCGAGCAGCGTGGACTCCAGGAGATGGATCAGCTTGCTCAAGGTCTTGACCTAGATTACAGCGCATTAGCTGCAGCTCTGACTCTGGAAGGGTGGCTCAGCATGATAGGTGTGATCGAGTTCATGGCATCGGGGGAGTTCGACTCTCTGGACCCGGCGATTGCACAGCAGATAGCTGAACGCTCTGAATATGTCGACTTTGCTGACCTGTATAGTGACGATGCGGCTGTCGCGAATATTGCTGAAGAGGCAGGGGGCTTTGAAGAGGCCTTTCTGGCTGGAGTGTCGCAAGGTCTGGAGGATGGTCTAGTTGGGTAA
- a CDS encoding site-specific integrase gives MVKSTDKAKLTARFLSELSKSPPGNDVFDTELSGYHVRHGTRGLSFRLYYRSKSGKQRVLTIGKYGVYTAAQAREAAREALAVVAQGGDPRAVIEESKAEAEHRQQQTLRSYLQADYADHQKRRKDGDATLRRIENSFTEWLDKPMDTLSLGDVERWQSKREAGAPDSSPPIKPQAYQTLKRSYGALQTLLNHAAKRGVIAQNPLKDIKLQKPALTDDQLEADEGRRYLEDSEREAFFAGLDVYQEEKRAQRRSSRAHGKRYLPDLDGVAYVDHAAPWLLLMYYTGFRPGDLFGLRWPHVNFEFKSIRKIIEKTAHQTPEPQTFPLSDPALEVLQTWWEQQGKPSSGYVFSSPVTGKRLGKDAMRKPWRRVRELAGLNEGMVLYTLRHNFASQLVMAGVDLLTVSKLMAHSDIQTTIKYYAHLQPDHKRNAVQLFAQIGQGKEVIGESL, from the coding sequence GTGGTCAAGAGCACGGATAAGGCTAAGTTAACCGCTCGTTTTTTATCAGAGCTTAGCAAGTCGCCACCAGGGAATGACGTCTTTGATACCGAGCTTTCAGGGTATCACGTGCGCCACGGCACGCGTGGGTTGTCATTTCGACTTTACTACCGTTCTAAGTCGGGCAAGCAGCGCGTGCTCACTATTGGAAAGTATGGTGTCTATACCGCCGCCCAGGCGCGTGAAGCCGCACGCGAGGCATTGGCCGTCGTTGCCCAAGGCGGCGATCCCCGCGCGGTGATTGAAGAATCGAAAGCTGAAGCGGAACACCGGCAGCAACAAACGCTTAGATCTTACCTGCAGGCTGATTATGCTGACCACCAGAAACGTCGCAAGGATGGCGACGCCACCTTGAGACGCATCGAAAATAGCTTTACCGAGTGGCTAGATAAACCCATGGATACGCTTAGCCTGGGTGATGTGGAGCGTTGGCAATCAAAAAGGGAAGCGGGAGCCCCAGATTCATCGCCACCGATAAAACCCCAGGCTTACCAAACCCTCAAACGCTCTTATGGCGCACTGCAAACACTGCTTAACCACGCGGCTAAGCGCGGCGTTATTGCTCAAAACCCTCTAAAAGATATCAAGCTCCAGAAGCCAGCGCTGACGGACGACCAGCTCGAAGCGGATGAAGGGCGCCGTTACCTTGAGGATAGCGAGCGTGAAGCATTTTTTGCTGGTTTGGATGTTTATCAAGAGGAGAAGCGGGCGCAGCGAAGAAGCAGCCGGGCACATGGCAAGCGGTATTTACCTGACCTGGATGGGGTGGCCTATGTCGATCATGCCGCGCCGTGGCTGTTGCTGATGTATTACACCGGCTTTCGCCCCGGCGATTTGTTTGGGCTTCGTTGGCCGCACGTGAATTTTGAGTTTAAGAGTATTCGCAAGATCATCGAAAAAACCGCGCACCAAACCCCAGAGCCGCAAACTTTCCCGCTTTCAGATCCCGCCTTAGAAGTGCTTCAAACATGGTGGGAGCAGCAAGGAAAGCCCAGCAGTGGCTATGTGTTTTCATCACCTGTTACCGGCAAGCGGCTGGGCAAAGATGCAATGCGGAAACCGTGGAGGCGGGTTCGTGAGCTGGCAGGGCTCAACGAGGGAATGGTGCTTTATACGCTGCGCCATAACTTTGCGAGTCAGCTGGTGATGGCGGGAGTGGATCTTCTCACGGTGAGCAAGCTGATGGCCCACTCGGATATTCAGACGACGATCAAATACTACGCTCACCTCCAGCCCGACCATAAGCGTAATGCGGTACAGCTGTTTGCTCAGATCGGGCAGGGGAAAGAGGTCATAGGCGAGTCGTTATGA
- a CDS encoding sulfite exporter TauE/SafE family protein, giving the protein MTDLLWYQYLLIGLIFAWSGFVRTSLGFGGAVLALPFLLLVVNEPLVFLPIVAIHLLIFSSWIAWNGHRQVQKAGVGGTSPESNIDWGYLTKALKIMIVPKLIGVVGLLTLPSQIMTNIIFGIVIIYAIGYVLNKPFRSNNKYVDIVLLALGGYVSGTSLIGAPLIVAVFATHVAKEQLRDTMFVLWFILVMIKMASFIIAGVDLQLIHQLWLLPCAFIGHLLGEKAHRYMLKADTGLFFRVLGAVLILVSVVGLIHPPG; this is encoded by the coding sequence ATGACGGATTTACTCTGGTACCAGTACCTTCTCATCGGGCTTATTTTTGCCTGGAGCGGTTTTGTTCGCACCAGCCTTGGTTTTGGTGGAGCCGTGCTGGCGCTGCCTTTTCTGCTGCTGGTGGTCAACGAACCGCTGGTCTTCCTGCCAATTGTGGCCATTCACCTGCTGATTTTTTCCAGTTGGATTGCCTGGAACGGCCATCGTCAAGTGCAGAAAGCGGGCGTGGGAGGTACGTCGCCGGAAAGTAATATCGATTGGGGCTATTTAACCAAAGCCCTGAAAATCATGATCGTGCCTAAGTTGATCGGGGTGGTGGGGCTGTTAACGCTGCCCTCTCAGATCATGACCAACATTATTTTCGGCATTGTGATCATTTATGCCATTGGCTATGTGCTGAATAAGCCGTTTAGAAGTAACAACAAATACGTCGATATCGTGCTGCTTGCTCTCGGTGGCTATGTCAGTGGCACCTCGTTGATTGGCGCGCCGCTGATTGTCGCGGTATTCGCCACCCACGTCGCCAAAGAGCAACTGCGCGACACCATGTTTGTGCTGTGGTTTATCCTGGTGATGATCAAAATGGCGTCGTTTATCATCGCCGGCGTCGACCTCCAACTGATTCATCAACTATGGCTACTGCCCTGCGCATTTATCGGCCATTTGCTAGGCGAAAAAGCCCACCGTTACATGCTAAAAGCAGACACCGGGCTGTTCTTCCGCGTACTGGGAGCCGTGCTGATCTTGGTTAGCGTGGTGGGGCTGATTCATCCGCCGGGGTAG